In Clostridium swellfunianum, a genomic segment contains:
- a CDS encoding cytochrome c biogenesis CcdA family protein, whose product MSNVSFILAFSAGVLSFLSPCVLPLVPAYISYLTGASINDIHNKSSKLTVFYKSLGFVIGFSIIFVVMGASVTSLGKIFNQNLRLFRRLSGILIIIFGLHTSGILKLSVFSKEKKFLSFKNTRGTFGSVLLGMAFAAGWTPCVGPILYSILAYASSMDTISKGIMLLVVYSLGLAIPFILTALVIDSLSSKINNLGKYLKLISIISGILMILMGVLIFTNKIGILSNYLNFINF is encoded by the coding sequence TTGAGTAATGTTTCATTTATATTGGCCTTTTCAGCAGGAGTGCTTTCATTTTTATCTCCCTGTGTTTTACCTTTAGTTCCTGCATACATAAGTTATCTAACTGGTGCATCTATTAATGATATACATAATAAAAGTTCAAAACTTACAGTATTTTATAAATCATTGGGTTTCGTTATTGGTTTTTCTATTATTTTTGTAGTAATGGGAGCTTCCGTTACTTCTCTTGGGAAAATCTTTAATCAGAATCTTCGCTTGTTCAGAAGATTGTCCGGGATTTTAATTATCATATTTGGATTGCATACCTCAGGTATTCTGAAACTAAGTGTATTTTCAAAAGAAAAAAAGTTTTTATCCTTTAAAAATACTCGAGGCACCTTTGGATCAGTTTTACTTGGAATGGCTTTTGCTGCTGGCTGGACCCCTTGTGTTGGCCCTATACTATATTCTATTCTTGCTTATGCAAGCAGTATGGATACTATAAGTAAGGGTATTATGCTGCTAGTTGTTTACTCCTTAGGTCTTGCAATTCCATTTATATTAACTGCCTTAGTAATTGATTCTTTATCGTCAAAAATAAACAACTTAGGAAAATACTTAAAACTAATATCTATAATAAGTGGTATTTTAATGATTTTAATGGGAGTATTGATTTTTACTAACAAAATTGGAATATTAAGCAACTACCTGAATTTTATTAACTTTTAG
- the trxB gene encoding thioredoxin-disulfide reductase, translating to MDKEVKELDLLIVGGGPAGLTAAIYASRAKINMVLLENQLLGGQVRNSYTIENYPGFKEISGGELADIISDQAKALGATIQNFSNITSVKLSDNEKIIETKKVIYKPKAVIIASGATPKKLPITNEEKYSSRGIHYCAVCDGAMYEGSIVGVVGGGNSALEEAIFLTKFASKVIMIRRYDYFKGEKAMIDEVMDNPKIEIMYNWDLVNVEGEDFVNKAIIKNTKTEEQKEIELSAVFGYIGTEPKTELFKEYISLSPQGYIITDESMQTNIKGVYGAGDIREKLFRQITTAVSDGTIAALAAEKYLTEKNKDKL from the coding sequence ATGGATAAGGAAGTAAAGGAACTGGATTTACTGATAGTAGGTGGTGGACCAGCAGGACTTACAGCAGCTATATATGCTTCTAGAGCAAAAATTAATATGGTTTTATTAGAAAATCAGCTGCTTGGAGGACAAGTAAGGAATAGTTATACTATTGAAAATTATCCTGGCTTTAAGGAAATATCAGGAGGAGAATTGGCAGATATAATTTCTGACCAGGCAAAAGCGCTAGGGGCAACCATACAGAACTTTAGTAATATTACCAGCGTTAAGCTAAGTGACAATGAAAAGATAATTGAAACAAAAAAAGTTATATATAAGCCAAAGGCAGTAATTATTGCAAGCGGTGCAACCCCTAAGAAACTTCCAATAACAAATGAAGAAAAGTACTCAAGCCGAGGGATTCATTATTGTGCTGTCTGTGATGGAGCTATGTATGAGGGAAGTATAGTTGGAGTTGTTGGTGGAGGAAATTCTGCCCTTGAAGAAGCAATATTTCTTACAAAGTTTGCTTCAAAGGTTATTATGATTAGAAGGTATGACTACTTTAAGGGCGAAAAAGCTATGATTGATGAAGTTATGGATAATCCTAAAATTGAAATTATGTATAATTGGGATTTAGTTAATGTAGAGGGAGAAGATTTTGTAAATAAGGCAATTATTAAAAATACTAAAACAGAAGAGCAAAAAGAAATAGAACTAAGTGCAGTGTTTGGATATATCGGCACAGAGCCAAAAACAGAGTTGTTTAAAGAATATATAAGCCTTTCACCTCAGGGATATATCATAACTGACGAGAGTATGCAGACAAATATTAAAGGAGTATACGGTGCTGGAGATATAAGAGAAAAGCTATTTAGGCAAATCACTACTGCAGTTTCGGACGGTACAATAGCAGCATTGGCAGCTGAAAAATATCTCACCGAAAAAAATAAAGATAAACTATAA
- a CDS encoding cytochrome b5 domain-containing protein has product MGIYYDWQTIRQLIGAGAFREGKMFTLEELAQNDGSNGRPAYVAVNGIVYDVSNERTWGGGTHFGLIAGKDLTMQFQSCHGMEQILSRLTKVGVLKGGGVGIV; this is encoded by the coding sequence ATGGGGATTTATTATGATTGGCAAACAATAAGACAATTGATTGGAGCAGGTGCATTTAGAGAAGGAAAGATGTTTACCTTGGAGGAATTAGCTCAAAATGATGGAAGCAATGGAAGACCTGCTTATGTTGCTGTTAATGGTATTGTATACGATGTTTCTAATGAGAGAACTTGGGGCGGAGGTACTCATTTTGGACTCATAGCAGGTAAAGATTTAACAATGCAATTCCAATCCTGCCATGGTATGGAGCAAATATTAAGCAGGCTTACAAAGGTTGGAGTGTTAAAAGGAGGCGGAGTAGGAATTGTCTAG
- a CDS encoding ArsR/SmtB family transcription factor — protein sequence MLGRLKEMAELLKVLANENRLAIVCYLIDRPMTVSELHEKLQHVTQPALSQHLAVLKMNKILDSNKSGLTITYFIQDKRIINIVDALKKNYCS from the coding sequence ATGTTAGGTAGGTTAAAAGAGATGGCGGAATTATTAAAAGTACTAGCAAACGAAAACAGATTGGCAATTGTATGTTATTTAATAGATAGACCAATGACTGTAAGCGAGCTGCATGAAAAGCTTCAACATGTGACTCAGCCAGCGTTATCACAGCATCTAGCTGTTCTTAAAATGAATAAAATATTGGATTCTAATAAGAGTGGACTTACAATAACATACTTTATTCAGGATAAAAGAATTATAAATATAGTAGATGCTTTAAAGAAAAATTATTGTAGTTAG
- a CDS encoding glutaredoxin family protein, which yields MSVTVYTTQTUPWCKVVKDYLKSNNVAYEEKDVSKDHDAAMEMISKSGQRGVPVVDINGNIVVGFDQDSIDELLGI from the coding sequence ATGAGCGTTACAGTTTACACAACACAAACCTGACCTTGGTGCAAGGTGGTAAAGGATTACCTAAAGTCAAACAATGTAGCTTATGAAGAAAAGGATGTTTCTAAAGATCATGATGCAGCAATGGAAATGATTAGCAAGTCTGGACAACGAGGGGTGCCTGTTGTTGATATTAATGGCAACATAGTTGTAGGTTTTGACCAAGACAGTATTGACGAATTATTAGGAATATAA
- a CDS encoding M23 family metallopeptidase has product MKKRKISIALLSVIALSVSITVASTTLKVYADSESVSAVEQIDNDTLILDSQQIAEAFDIQISQPRLIEYLVKAGDTVETVANTYAIKVSTITVSNGISANTALQEGQSLVFPSIDGIAYKIKDGENLWDLASLYKIDFYDLLEINNLGSPDKLKLGQKIILPGVEALKTEAKAESKKADVKASSKTVSRGGIWPVSGSVTSRYGARWGKQHEGIDIAVSTGTNVKAYADGKVTYSGWQSGYGNVVIISHSNGLQTYYGHNSKLLVKDGQRVSVGDIIAKSGNTGRSTGPHVHFEVRKNGAPVNPFSYLR; this is encoded by the coding sequence ATGAAAAAAAGAAAAATATCAATAGCATTGCTTTCAGTAATAGCTTTATCTGTTTCTATTACAGTAGCCTCTACCACTTTAAAGGTATATGCTGACTCGGAATCTGTCTCAGCAGTAGAACAAATAGATAACGACACCTTAATCTTAGATTCTCAGCAAATAGCTGAAGCCTTTGATATTCAAATAAGTCAACCAAGACTAATAGAGTATTTAGTAAAAGCTGGCGACACTGTAGAAACAGTAGCAAATACATATGCAATAAAGGTCAGCACTATTACTGTATCAAATGGAATTAGTGCAAATACAGCCCTTCAAGAAGGACAATCGTTAGTATTTCCTTCTATAGATGGCATAGCATATAAGATTAAAGATGGCGAAAACCTATGGGACTTAGCTTCTTTATATAAAATAGACTTTTATGATTTGTTAGAAATAAACAATTTAGGGTCACCAGACAAGCTTAAATTAGGCCAGAAGATTATACTTCCAGGAGTAGAAGCATTAAAAACCGAAGCAAAAGCTGAATCTAAGAAAGCAGATGTAAAAGCTTCTTCTAAAACTGTAAGCAGAGGCGGTATTTGGCCTGTTAGTGGTTCTGTAACTTCTAGATATGGAGCTCGTTGGGGCAAACAGCATGAAGGTATTGATATAGCAGTTTCAACAGGAACAAACGTGAAGGCTTATGCTGATGGAAAGGTAACCTATAGCGGGTGGCAAAGCGGCTATGGAAATGTAGTTATCATAAGTCACAGCAACGGACTACAAACTTATTATGGACACAATTCAAAACTACTTGTTAAAGATGGGCAAAGAGTATCTGTTGGAGATATTATTGCTAAATCAGGCAATACTGGAAGATCTACCGGTCCTCATGTTCACTTCGAAGTAAGGAAAAATGGTGCTCCAGTTAACCCATTTTCATATTTAAGATAA
- a CDS encoding YckD family protein, which translates to MKKRSIVSALALTLAIGMGATAYAASADSTAASIPGQRLGLGRITAMRGYDYITNILKNKLGLSDEDITRAMNSGKTPYDIAAEKGLSQEQLKSALLEERTKAIDAAVSKGTITKEDAETLKKNLNENIENCTGNFGQRQGRGQGRGMMGNGQGRGYYAAPNMGTSN; encoded by the coding sequence ATGAAGAAGAGAAGTATTGTTTCAGCTTTAGCGCTAACCTTAGCAATAGGAATGGGAGCAACTGCATATGCTGCCTCTGCAGATAGCACAGCAGCAAGTATACCAGGGCAAAGACTAGGCTTAGGAAGAATAACAGCTATGAGAGGGTATGACTATATAACAAATATCCTTAAAAACAAATTAGGACTATCAGACGAAGACATTACTAGAGCTATGAATTCAGGAAAAACACCTTATGATATAGCTGCAGAAAAAGGACTGTCCCAAGAACAATTAAAATCAGCTTTACTTGAGGAGAGAACTAAGGCAATTGATGCTGCTGTAAGTAAAGGAACAATAACCAAAGAAGATGCAGAAACATTAAAGAAAAATTTAAATGAGAATATAGAAAATTGTACTGGTAATTTTGGGCAGAGACAAGGAAGAGGTCAAGGTCGAGGAATGATGGGTAACGGACAGGGAAGAGGATACTATGCAGCACCTAACATGGGAACCTCTAACTAA
- a CDS encoding nickel-dependent hydrogenase large subunit — protein sequence MRTITINPLTRISGFLEIEVMVENHKVIDAKSSGLLFRGFEKMLKGRHPLDAIYFTERICGICSTAHSMASALALEDALKIVPNENDKMIRDFLHGCEFLQNHLRHFYLYTLPDFIKGPNVEPVYNNSHTDFRLRKNLNDRLANSYVEAVKYSRKAHEALAVLGGKAPHNHGIFVGGVTVNLDASKYSQIKALIYEIDDFVTNRMLEDVQIIAEYYSDYFNNGAGYGNLLSYGVYDDYSEVQLTYVKPKVSVNNNFYKLNENRITEDIKRAWYSEDTNPSIPKEGAYTWVKAPRYNGYAFEVGPLARMILSSNYPKKVSTMDRTIARVLEAKKIIEIMKELLRRIKFQPAEQKRYDILDSTTGRGLTDTTRGALGHWISIKDKRIEHYNIITPSVWNCSPTDSNGVKGTIEQALIGTEIIDEEHPVEIGRIVRSFDPCISCATHVITGTTKPIQIIV from the coding sequence ATGAGGACTATTACTATAAATCCTTTAACTAGGATAAGCGGATTCTTAGAGATAGAGGTAATGGTTGAAAACCATAAGGTAATAGACGCAAAAAGCAGCGGACTTTTGTTTAGGGGATTTGAAAAAATGTTGAAAGGCAGACATCCATTAGATGCAATATACTTTACAGAACGAATTTGCGGTATATGTTCTACTGCGCATTCAATGGCATCTGCTTTAGCACTTGAAGATGCGCTTAAAATTGTTCCAAACGAAAATGATAAAATGATAAGGGATTTTCTACATGGCTGTGAATTTCTGCAAAACCATTTAAGACATTTTTATCTATACACTCTTCCCGATTTTATTAAGGGTCCCAATGTTGAGCCTGTTTATAATAATAGCCACACAGACTTCAGACTACGTAAAAATTTAAATGACAGATTAGCAAATAGCTATGTGGAGGCAGTAAAATACAGCAGAAAAGCTCACGAAGCTTTAGCTGTCTTAGGAGGAAAAGCTCCTCATAACCATGGTATATTTGTAGGAGGAGTAACGGTAAATTTAGATGCCTCAAAGTATAGTCAGATAAAAGCATTGATTTATGAGATAGATGATTTTGTAACTAATAGAATGCTTGAAGATGTTCAAATAATAGCTGAGTACTACAGTGATTACTTTAATAATGGAGCAGGCTATGGGAATCTTCTTAGCTATGGTGTTTATGATGACTACAGTGAAGTGCAATTAACTTATGTAAAGCCTAAAGTTTCAGTAAATAATAATTTTTACAAGCTAAATGAGAATCGAATAACTGAGGATATAAAAAGAGCTTGGTATAGCGAAGACACAAACCCATCTATTCCGAAGGAAGGGGCATATACTTGGGTAAAAGCACCAAGATATAATGGCTATGCTTTTGAAGTAGGACCGCTTGCAAGAATGATACTTAGTTCAAACTATCCGAAAAAAGTCTCAACTATGGATAGAACTATTGCAAGGGTGCTAGAAGCAAAAAAGATAATAGAAATTATGAAAGAACTTTTAAGAAGGATTAAGTTTCAGCCAGCAGAACAAAAACGATATGATATATTAGACAGCACTACTGGGCGTGGATTAACCGATACAACAAGAGGTGCTTTAGGACACTGGATATCTATAAAGGATAAAAGAATTGAGCATTATAATATTATCACTCCAAGTGTTTGGAACTGTTCGCCAACTGATTCGAATGGAGTAAAAGGCACAATCGAACAGGCCCTTATTGGAACTGAAATAATAGACGAAGAACATCCAGTTGAGATTGGAAGAATAGTGAGATCCTTTGATCCCTGTATATCTTGTGCTACACACGTTATTACTGGAACAACAAAACCAATACAAATAATTGTGTAA
- a CDS encoding EamA family transporter: protein MWKLYAILSAVFAALTSILAKIGIKGVDSNLATAIRTVVIIILAWGIVFATGAQNGITQLSKRSWAFLVLSGLATGLSWVFYYKAISIGKVNQVAPIDKSSIVLTLILSYIILKEQFTVKTLIAGGLITAGTFVMLWK from the coding sequence GTGTGGAAATTATATGCGATTTTGTCGGCGGTATTTGCAGCCTTAACTTCAATTCTTGCGAAAATTGGTATAAAGGGTGTAGATTCTAATCTTGCCACAGCTATTCGTACAGTAGTTATTATAATATTAGCTTGGGGAATTGTTTTTGCAACTGGTGCACAAAATGGAATAACCCAGCTTAGTAAGCGAAGTTGGGCATTTTTGGTTCTATCAGGTCTGGCAACAGGTCTGTCTTGGGTGTTTTACTACAAAGCAATATCCATAGGAAAGGTAAATCAAGTTGCTCCTATTGATAAATCCAGCATAGTTCTTACTTTAATTTTATCTTACATAATCTTAAAAGAGCAATTTACAGTAAAAACATTAATTGCAGGAGGGCTTATAACTGCCGGGACCTTTGTAATGTTGTGGAAATAA
- a CDS encoding rhodanese-like domain-containing protein — protein sequence MFPFMKKSSVKSVDVNEIDNLKKEIELIDIREPYEYNAGHLPKAKNIPMDMMLSQPEKYLDKEKEYHIICHSGSRSSMACGILKDCGFNIINVAGGTGRYKGKLDR from the coding sequence ATGTTTCCATTTATGAAAAAAAGCTCAGTTAAATCCGTTGATGTTAATGAAATAGATAATTTAAAGAAAGAAATAGAATTGATAGATATTAGAGAGCCCTACGAATATAATGCTGGACATTTACCCAAGGCTAAGAACATTCCAATGGATATGATGTTATCACAACCTGAAAAATATCTTGATAAAGAAAAAGAATATCATATCATATGCCATTCTGGCTCAAGAAGCTCCATGGCTTGCGGTATTCTAAAGGACTGTGGATTTAATATAATAAATGTAGCTGGTGGAACTGGAAGATATAAAGGAAAATTAGATAGATAA
- a CDS encoding thioredoxin family protein — MIMMNSSESIEELISNNEVALVYFGSVGCNVCNVMKPKVEELLKAYPKIKSAQVDIENSIELSGFYNIFTIPAILVYIEGKEIIREARHISIQELNSKIERYYNMLFE, encoded by the coding sequence ATGATTATGATGAATTCAAGTGAATCTATAGAAGAATTGATAAGCAATAACGAAGTTGCATTAGTATATTTTGGGAGTGTCGGTTGTAATGTATGTAATGTTATGAAACCAAAGGTAGAGGAACTTCTGAAAGCCTATCCTAAAATTAAAAGTGCACAAGTGGATATTGAGAACTCAATAGAATTATCAGGTTTCTATAATATTTTCACTATACCTGCTATTCTTGTTTATATTGAAGGAAAAGAAATTATTAGAGAGGCAAGGCATATTAGTATACAAGAATTAAATAGCAAAATTGAAAGATATTATAATATGCTGTTTGAGTAA
- a CDS encoding 4Fe-4S binding protein, with the protein MKNLFKLWKKYSYVLLLAFIIVSLFDFRVGMIAIICMIAPIIVSIFRGRFWCGNLCPRGSFYDNLVSKFSNKKSVPKFLKSIHYRLFVVIFMFTMFSIGVKNNWGNPAGIGMVFYRIIVITTIIGVLLSLFYNNRVWCNFCPMGSIASFISYLKRDKKVLEVSNTCVNCKICAKKCPMGISPYEYRGNVLSHPDCIQCEKCVIACPKKSIGYSMIDNHIDS; encoded by the coding sequence ATGAAAAATTTATTTAAGCTATGGAAAAAGTATTCATATGTGCTTTTACTAGCGTTTATTATTGTGAGCCTATTTGATTTTAGAGTAGGTATGATAGCAATTATTTGTATGATTGCACCTATTATCGTTTCTATTTTTAGAGGAAGATTTTGGTGTGGAAATTTGTGCCCAAGAGGAAGCTTTTATGATAATTTAGTATCTAAATTTAGCAACAAAAAATCAGTTCCTAAATTTTTAAAGTCTATACATTATAGATTATTTGTAGTTATATTTATGTTCACTATGTTTAGCATAGGAGTTAAAAATAACTGGGGTAATCCTGCTGGAATTGGTATGGTATTCTATAGAATTATTGTAATCACAACTATAATTGGTGTACTCCTATCCTTGTTCTACAATAATAGAGTTTGGTGTAACTTCTGTCCTATGGGAAGCATAGCATCATTTATATCATATTTAAAGAGGGATAAGAAGGTATTAGAAGTATCTAATACTTGCGTTAATTGTAAGATATGTGCTAAGAAGTGTCCTATGGGTATATCTCCCTATGAATATAGAGGTAATGTGTTAAGTCACCCAGATTGTATTCAGTGTGAAAAGTGTGTGATAGCTTGCCCTAAAAAATCTATTGGATATAGCATGATAGATAATCATATAGACAGCTAG
- a CDS encoding sensor histidine kinase, translating to MDKITIKLAKYFLTIITIIIVICFAASSVFLSRFYLNSQYDNLENSAREIYKALSNKEPIAETNISAILINGDNITSLTHGKMGMMPFLRSVENISFKTKGIFTNAMDAEFLYYNLQTDLGNIVVFQNNNYSSEYLRVVYITLFFIFISALLLSIPLISFIGKKFTKPVLQIEKAASSISKGDFDVNLNIKTKDEIETLSNSINQMALDLKKKYQLQRDFIANVSHDFKTPLSVIRSYSEAIKDELVDESETKKYSNEIIKEVDRLNSMVMDLLQLSKLQDGAYILNRQYVNLSELVNVCTNQFRIISAQKNITTLVNVPSIEIYADLKYLQRVLYNFLDNAIKFSMQNGKVEVFTSYDGENIKLSVKDYGEGIKPHELDEIWNKYYKNSQSGGMGLGLPICREILKMHGFHYGVTSSFENGTEFYFIIPKNYLKI from the coding sequence ATGGATAAGATAACTATCAAGCTTGCAAAATACTTCCTGACCATAATAACTATAATTATAGTAATATGCTTTGCCGCTAGCAGTGTGTTTCTTTCAAGATTTTATCTTAACAGTCAGTATGACAATCTTGAAAATTCTGCGAGAGAAATATATAAAGCTTTAAGCAATAAGGAACCAATAGCTGAAACAAACATTAGTGCTATACTAATAAATGGTGATAATATAACATCCTTAACCCATGGAAAAATGGGAATGATGCCCTTTCTTCGCTCTGTAGAGAATATAAGCTTTAAAACGAAAGGTATCTTTACAAATGCCATGGATGCAGAATTCTTATATTATAACCTTCAAACAGATTTAGGTAATATAGTAGTTTTTCAAAATAATAACTACTCTTCTGAATATCTAAGAGTAGTTTACATAACTTTATTTTTTATATTTATTTCTGCCTTGCTGCTTTCAATACCTTTGATATCTTTTATAGGCAAAAAATTTACAAAGCCTGTGCTGCAAATTGAAAAAGCAGCTTCCTCAATTTCAAAGGGAGACTTTGATGTTAATCTAAATATTAAAACTAAGGATGAAATTGAAACCTTATCAAACAGTATTAATCAGATGGCACTCGATTTAAAGAAAAAATATCAGCTTCAAAGAGACTTTATAGCAAATGTATCTCATGATTTTAAGACCCCCCTAAGTGTTATTAGGAGCTATAGCGAGGCTATTAAAGATGAGCTAGTTGATGAATCAGAAACTAAAAAATACTCAAACGAAATAATAAAGGAAGTAGATAGGTTAAATTCTATGGTAATGGATTTGCTTCAGTTATCAAAGCTGCAGGATGGGGCCTATATCTTGAACAGGCAATATGTAAACCTATCTGAATTGGTGAATGTATGCACTAATCAATTTAGAATAATATCAGCTCAAAAAAATATAACTACATTAGTCAACGTACCATCTATAGAAATTTATGCAGATTTAAAGTACCTCCAAAGAGTATTATATAATTTCTTAGATAATGCAATTAAGTTTAGTATGCAAAATGGCAAAGTTGAGGTATTTACTTCCTATGACGGCGAAAATATAAAATTATCAGTAAAAGACTACGGTGAAGGCATTAAACCCCATGAACTTGATGAGATTTGGAATAAATACTACAAAAATTCCCAAAGCGGCGGTATGGGGTTAGGCTTGCCAATATGTAGAGAAATATTAAAAATGCATGGTTTTCATTATGGAGTTACAAGCTCATTTGAAAATGGAACAGAATTTTATTTTATAATACCAAAAAACTATCTGAAGATTTAA
- a CDS encoding response regulator transcription factor produces the protein MKGKILIIEDETKLSEVMSLYLKKENYTVTTVSDGREAEDLINSDSFDLIILDVMLPGKDGWALLRKIKTKDNTPVILTTARGEEDDRIFGLELGADDYMVKPISMRELVLRVNLRINSKVNILKSLSFNNLSVLEDSREVIEDGQSISLTPKEFDLLLFLGKNPGQVFNREQLLSTVWGYDFIGDSRTIDTHIKKLREKIKFCEEHLATVWGIGYKFDLKQEINNG, from the coding sequence ATGAAGGGTAAAATATTAATTATTGAAGATGAAACTAAACTATCAGAAGTTATGAGTTTATATTTAAAAAAAGAAAATTATACAGTCACAACTGTAAGTGACGGCAGGGAAGCAGAAGACTTAATAAATAGTGATAGTTTTGATTTGATAATATTAGATGTTATGCTTCCAGGCAAGGACGGCTGGGCTCTTTTAAGAAAAATAAAAACTAAGGACAACACCCCAGTTATATTAACTACAGCTAGAGGTGAAGAAGATGACAGGATATTTGGATTAGAGCTAGGTGCCGATGATTATATGGTAAAGCCAATCAGCATGAGAGAGCTTGTGCTACGCGTAAATCTAAGAATAAACAGTAAAGTTAATATTCTCAAATCTCTAAGCTTTAATAATCTTTCTGTCTTAGAAGATAGCAGAGAAGTGATTGAGGATGGCCAATCAATCAGCCTAACGCCCAAGGAATTCGACCTACTGCTATTCCTAGGTAAAAATCCAGGTCAAGTTTTCAATAGGGAACAGCTTTTAAGCACTGTTTGGGGATATGATTTTATTGGTGATTCAAGAACTATAGATACCCATATTAAAAAGCTTAGAGAAAAAATAAAATTTTGCGAGGAGCATCTTGCAACTGTGTGGGGAATTGGTTATAAATTTGATTTAAAGCAGGAGATTAATAATGGATAA
- a CDS encoding hydrogenase small subunit — MKAKETMAESLSRLALEKIKNEGYRKLNAVWIEAAGCSGNIISLLNAKAPDMIYFLREMINLKYNNSIMAAEGEAAYEKLLSVLDTEFILIVDGAVSIKENGAYNIIANYKGKKITGMEAIKLAGEKAKYILAVGTCASHGGISAAAPNPSESISLDKFLGKEVIKLPGCPCHPDWLIGTIAHILVNGRPQLDGIGRPIMFYGITIHDHCTRRSYFNRGIFAQKLGEIACMFKLGCRGPVTRTDCPTRKWNEYVNWPIGDNTPCIGCAQAYFPDGMEPFVRY, encoded by the coding sequence ATGAAAGCAAAAGAAACCATGGCTGAGAGTTTATCAAGACTTGCTTTAGAAAAAATTAAAAATGAAGGCTACCGCAAACTAAATGCTGTATGGATAGAGGCTGCTGGCTGTTCTGGAAACATAATATCATTACTAAATGCTAAAGCCCCAGACATGATTTATTTCCTTAGGGAAATGATTAACTTGAAATATAATAACAGCATAATGGCTGCTGAGGGGGAGGCAGCTTATGAGAAACTTCTTTCTGTTTTGGATACAGAATTTATTTTAATTGTTGATGGTGCAGTTTCTATAAAGGAGAATGGAGCTTATAATATTATAGCAAACTATAAAGGAAAGAAAATTACTGGTATGGAAGCCATAAAACTGGCTGGAGAGAAAGCAAAGTATATACTTGCTGTAGGAACCTGTGCATCACATGGAGGCATATCTGCCGCAGCTCCAAATCCTTCTGAAAGTATAAGCCTTGATAAATTTCTTGGAAAAGAGGTAATCAAGCTTCCTGGCTGCCCTTGTCATCCCGATTGGCTTATAGGGACTATCGCACATATCTTAGTTAATGGGAGACCTCAGCTTGATGGAATAGGAAGACCAATAATGTTCTATGGAATTACTATTCATGACCACTGTACAAGGCGATCTTACTTTAATAGAGGGATTTTTGCACAAAAGCTTGGAGAAATAGCCTGCATGTTTAAGCTTGGTTGCAGAGGTCCTGTAACTAGAACAGATTGCCCTACAAGGAAATGGAATGAGTATGTAAACTGGCCAATAGGAGATAATACACCTTGCATTGGTTGTGCACAGGCTTATTTTCCTGATGGCATGGAACCCTTTGTAAGATATTAA